In Arachis stenosperma cultivar V10309 chromosome 1, arast.V10309.gnm1.PFL2, whole genome shotgun sequence, one DNA window encodes the following:
- the LOC130970783 gene encoding polyadenylate-binding protein RBP45 — MMQPGPGMAPPPNMAQQPNQQYQQQQPYMMMPPQAQPPQMWAPSAQAPTQSVPPSQPVQPASADEVRTLWIGDLQYWMDENYLYTCFAHTGEMASVKVIRNKQTSQSEGYGFIEFTSRAAAERILQTFNGTIMPNGGQNFRLNWATFSAGERRHDDSPDYTIFVGDLAADVTDYHLQETFRGRYSSVKGAKVVIDRLTGRTKGYGFVRFADESEQVRAMTEMQGVLCSTRPMRIGPASNKNPTTQSNKASYQNPQGAQNENDPNNTTIFVGNLDANVTDDHLRQVFGHYGELVHVKIPSGKRCGFVQFADRSCAEEALRVLNGTLLGGQNVRLSWGRSPSNKQTQADPNQWNGSGYYGYAQGYENYGYAPAGQDPNMYGSYPGYANYQPPQQQQQQMGYS; from the exons ATGATGCAGCCCGGACCTGGCATGGCTCCTCCACCCAACATGGCCCAGCAGCCCAACCAGCAGTACCAGCAGCAGCAGCCATACATGATGATGCCTCCGCAGGCCCAGCCACCACAGATGTGGGCCCCCTCCGCTCAGGCTCCGACACAGTCCGTGCCTCCTTCCCAGCCCGTTCAGCCCGCCAGTGCCGATGAGGTCCGAACCCTCTGGATCGGTGATTTGCAGTACTGGATGGATGAGAACTACCTCTACACCTGTTTTGCTCACACTGGCGAG ATGGCATCTGTTAAAGTAATTAGGAATAAGCAAACTAGTCAATCCGAGGGTTATGGGTTTATTGAGTTTACAAGCCGTGCTGCTGCTGAGAGAATACTACAAACATTCAATGGCACCATTATGCCAAATGGAGGGCAGAATTTCAGGTTGAACTGGGCAACCTTTAGCGCCGGTGAGAGGCGTCATGACGACAGTCCAGATTACACTATATTTGTTGGAGATTTGGCTGCAGATGTTACGGACTACCACCTTCAGGAGACATTTAGGGGTAGATACTCCTCGGTTAAGGGGGCTAAAGTTGTAATTGACAGGCTTACTGGGCGGACAAAGGGCTACGGTTTTGTTAGGTTTGCAGATGAGAGTGAGCAAGTTAGAGCTATGACGGAAATGCAGGGCGTTCTTTGTTCAACAAGACCCATGAGGATTGGACCAGCATCTAATAAAAACCCAACCACACAATCCAACAAAG CTTCATACCAGAATCCTCAAGGGGCACAGAACGAGAATGATCCAAATAATACAACT ATTTTTGTTGGCaatttggatgcaaatgttaCAGATGATCACCTGCGACAAGTTTTTGGGCATTATGGAGAGTTAGTTCATGTGAAGATTCCATCCGGCAAGAGATGTGGATTTGTGCAATTTGCCGACAG GAGTTGTGCTGAAGAGGCACTGAGAGTTTTGAATGGAACACTTTTAGGTGGCCAAAATGTTAGGCTTTCATGGGGACGGAGTCCTTCAAACAAACAG ACTCAGGCAGACCCAAACCAGTGGAATGGTAGTGGATATTATGGATATGCACAGGGCTATGAAAATTATGGTTATGCTCCCGCTGGGCAGGACCCCAACATGTATGGAAGCTATCCAGGGTATGCAAATTACCAACCTCCtcagcagcagcagcaacaaaTGGGATATAGTTAA
- the LOC130934003 gene encoding uncharacterized protein LOC130934003 — protein MMNQQNQASGYPSSVPMKRKRGRPRKEESAVQGEIMPAMPPSENVLNSSQVCAGITANDHSDAMVGKMVTGVIEGSFSAGYLLNVKVADSDSQLRGLVFLPGQVAPITAQNDVAPQVRMIQRKEIPIPIPVLNPQTMTNDYVPLPPQTLTDDYIPSPAQCSKQPSEEEAELHLPNPQVLPIEMHSSNPLSLENQSASAMAVAVELPKNDISVPGGGNPQLISVPGYQNQSSSMVSNFECENPVRNNETLHQIDTSSDVKESGADGGATEDQDPKPASEPIIFLPTIENQTAQQTTMPSEPIRDEINKTSEIELNKSPAESMPSEQVSEPVHSFMEKQASPRTEGLQDMVGKLATTEMLSLIDTSNSNGKSNTGIGNGIDMVGLGSNHAPESSQPKSMVSEEIKISSEGYAFQDKSGGSFDAIGKVDVNQPTET, from the coding sequence ATGATGAATCAGCAGAACCAAGCTTCAGGGTATCCATCAAGTGTTCCAATGAAGAGAAAACGTGGGCGGCCACGGAAAGAAGAAAGTGCAGTTCAAGGAGAGATCATGCCGGCAATGCCTCCTTCTGAAAATGTCTTGAATTCCAGCCAAGTTTGTGCTGGAATCACAGCTAACGATCATAGCGATGCAATGGTGGGGAAGATGGTAACCGGCGTCATAGAAGGCTCTTTCAGTGCCGGATATCTGCTTAATGTTAAGGTGGCAGATTCTGATTCTCAGTTAAGAGgtcttgtttttcttcctggCCAAGTTGCTCCTATCACTGCACAAAATGATGTGGCTCCTCAAGTTAGAATGATCCAAAGGAAAGAAATTCCAATTCCAATTCCAGTTCTTAATCCccaaactatgactaatgattaTGTTCCTTTACCACCACAGACTTTGACAGATGATTACATTCCTTCACCAGCACAATGCAGCAAGCAACCTTCTGAGGAGGAGGCAGAGTTGCATCTGCCCAATCCTCAAGTGCTGCCAATTGAGATGCATTCTAGCAATCCACTTTCACTTGAGAATCAATCTGCCTCTGCTATGGCAGTTGCAGTTGAGTTGCCGAAGAATGACATTTCTGTTCCTGGTGGAGGGAATCCTCAGTTAATATCAGTGCCTGGATATCAGAATCAATCTTCTTCTATGGTGTCAAATTTTGAGTGTGAAAATCCTGTTAGGAACAATGAAACATTGCATCAGATTGATACCTCAAGTGATGTAAAAGAATCAGGTGCTGATGGAGGAGCAACAGAAGATCAAGATCCAAAGCCAGCATCTGAACCTATCATCTTTCTTCCAACAATTGAAAATCAAACTGCACAGCAGACTACTATGCCTTCCGAGCCGATTCGTGATGAGATAAATAAAACATCAGAGATTGAACTCAACAAAAGCCCTGCTGAATCCATGCCATCTGAACAGGTTAGTGAACCGGTTCACAGCTTCATGGAGAAGCAGGCCTCGCCGAGAACCGAAGGACTACAAGATATGGTGGGAAAGCTGGCTACTACTGAGATGTTGAGCTTAATAGACACCTCAAATTCAAATGGAAAATCAAACACAGGTATTGGAAATGGTATTGATATGGTTGGACTTGGATCAAACCATGCCCCTGAGAGCAGCCAACCAAAATCCATGGTATCTGAAGAGATCAAGATTTCATCTGAAGGATATGCTTTCCAAGACAAAAGTGGTGGCTCTTTTGATGCCATTGGTAAGGTAGACGTGAATCAGCCTACTGAAACTTAG
- the LOC130942643 gene encoding uncharacterized protein LOC130942643: protein MGNYCCNATSRSTEWGGEDWSDLNPRKMNTVNIKRRSKKVFDEGQVLSIGRAEKEKLFGELGATICNNDNNNNNGSRIKIRISKKDLAKLLGDDTSTTIQEHNKGKLQHRSSAEQVLLRLLKARDDSLHINTPWKPQLESIPEER, encoded by the coding sequence ATGGGGAATTATTGCTGCAATGCAACATCGAGATCAACGGAATGGGGAGGCGAGGATTGGAGTGATTTGAACCCTAGGAAGATGAATACGGTGAACATAAAGAGGAGATCAAAGAAGGTGTTTGATGAAGGTCAAGTGTTGAGTATTGGAAGAGCCGAGAAGGAGAAGCTGTTTGGTGAGTTGGGAGCAACTATATGTAATAATgataacaacaataacaatggtAGCAGGATCAAGATTAGGATCTCCAAGAAAGACTTGGCTAAATTGTTGGGTGATGATACATCTACTACCATACAAGAACACAATAAAGGGAAGTTGCAGCATCGATCTTCTGCAGAACAAGTTCTTCTGAGGCTGTTAAAGGCTCGTGATGATTCTCTTCACATAAACACACCATGGAAGCCTCAGCTTGAGAGTATTCCTGAGGAGAGATAG
- the LOC130961530 gene encoding uncharacterized protein LOC130961530 isoform X2 — protein sequence MNSFGGTHTPAIPRRRKHENSLFGTWSCTIQPDLSARKLAAALWHFCFLEVSGLDCKKFNVSLKEDNWGLRKSNKVAAKIVEERKATSDSVVSALLSEMLRAQSCIDNLKAENKSSKKKLQQLAGELEDKLGRERRSRERMEKMNASLVHELAKANLCVNQIRLRYDEERKQRELIEQVCNELAMQIGEDKAKVERLQSDFMKIQEEFEQERSMFEMADLWRQESIQMKLADARISLEDKHNQMLKLVDYLRSFLRSKGVEEADEELRRGLVNEPVIKVDSLPNLNALFSSTIHIVSLDNEDQQQLLLR from the exons ATGAACTCCTTCGGCGGGACCCACACTCCGGCGATCCCTCGCCGCCGGAAACACGAAAACTCACTCTTCGGAACATGGTCATGCACTATACAACCCGACCTCTCTGCCAGGAAGCTCGCCGCAGCGTTATGGCACTTTTGCTTTCTCGAGGTTTCTGGTCTTGACTGCAAG AAATTCAATGTAAGTTTGAAGGAAGATAATTGGGGTTTGAGAAAGTCGAATAAGGTGGCTGCTAAGATTGTTGAAGAAAGAAAAGCAACGAGTGACTCTGTTGTCTCTGCTTTGCTATCAGAGATGCTTCGAGCTCAAAGCTGCATCGATAACCTGAAAGCCGAAAACAAATCGTCTAAGAAGAAATTGCAACAATTGGCAGGTGAATTAGAGGATAAGTTGGGAAGGGAAAGGAGAAGTAGAGAGAGGATGGAGAAGATGAATGCGAGTCTGGTACATGAGCTTGCCAAGGCCAACCTATGCGTTAATCAAATTAGGTTACGCTATGATGAGGAGAGAAAACAAAGAGAATTGATTGAGCAAGTTTGCAATGAATTGGCTATGCAGATTGGAGAAGACAAGGCTAAAGTCGAGCGATTACAAAGCGATTTCATGAAAATTCAGGAGGAATTTGAACAAGAGAGGAGCATGTTTGAAATGGCCGATCTGTGGCGCCAAGAAAGTATTCAGATGAAGCTTGCTGATGCAAGAATCTCCCTTGAAGACAAGCATAATCAGATGCTCAAGTTGGTGGATTATCTGCGCAGTTTCTTAAGATCAAAGGGTGTTGAAGAGGCAGATGAGGAACTCAGAAGAGGCTTAGTTAATGAGCCAGTGATTAAAGTAGATTCCCTTCCCAATCTTAATGCTCTTTTTTCATCTACCATCCACATTGTAAGCCTTGATAATGAAGACCAACAACAGCTGCTGCTTCGTTGA
- the LOC130961530 gene encoding uncharacterized protein LOC130961530 isoform X1, producing the protein MNSFGGTHTPAIPRRRKHENSLFGTWSCTIQPDLSARKLAAALWHFCFLEVSGLDCKHVMKKFNVSLKEDNWGLRKSNKVAAKIVEERKATSDSVVSALLSEMLRAQSCIDNLKAENKSSKKKLQQLAGELEDKLGRERRSRERMEKMNASLVHELAKANLCVNQIRLRYDEERKQRELIEQVCNELAMQIGEDKAKVERLQSDFMKIQEEFEQERSMFEMADLWRQESIQMKLADARISLEDKHNQMLKLVDYLRSFLRSKGVEEADEELRRGLVNEPVIKVDSLPNLNALFSSTIHIVSLDNEDQQQLLLR; encoded by the exons ATGAACTCCTTCGGCGGGACCCACACTCCGGCGATCCCTCGCCGCCGGAAACACGAAAACTCACTCTTCGGAACATGGTCATGCACTATACAACCCGACCTCTCTGCCAGGAAGCTCGCCGCAGCGTTATGGCACTTTTGCTTTCTCGAGGTTTCTGGTCTTGACTGCAAG CATGTTATGAAGAAATTCAATGTAAGTTTGAAGGAAGATAATTGGGGTTTGAGAAAGTCGAATAAGGTGGCTGCTAAGATTGTTGAAGAAAGAAAAGCAACGAGTGACTCTGTTGTCTCTGCTTTGCTATCAGAGATGCTTCGAGCTCAAAGCTGCATCGATAACCTGAAAGCCGAAAACAAATCGTCTAAGAAGAAATTGCAACAATTGGCAGGTGAATTAGAGGATAAGTTGGGAAGGGAAAGGAGAAGTAGAGAGAGGATGGAGAAGATGAATGCGAGTCTGGTACATGAGCTTGCCAAGGCCAACCTATGCGTTAATCAAATTAGGTTACGCTATGATGAGGAGAGAAAACAAAGAGAATTGATTGAGCAAGTTTGCAATGAATTGGCTATGCAGATTGGAGAAGACAAGGCTAAAGTCGAGCGATTACAAAGCGATTTCATGAAAATTCAGGAGGAATTTGAACAAGAGAGGAGCATGTTTGAAATGGCCGATCTGTGGCGCCAAGAAAGTATTCAGATGAAGCTTGCTGATGCAAGAATCTCCCTTGAAGACAAGCATAATCAGATGCTCAAGTTGGTGGATTATCTGCGCAGTTTCTTAAGATCAAAGGGTGTTGAAGAGGCAGATGAGGAACTCAGAAGAGGCTTAGTTAATGAGCCAGTGATTAAAGTAGATTCCCTTCCCAATCTTAATGCTCTTTTTTCATCTACCATCCACATTGTAAGCCTTGATAATGAAGACCAACAACAGCTGCTGCTTCGTTGA